CCTGTTTCGTCGGTTCTGCCTCAGACGAACCTGACTTCTCTTTGTTGCCACAGGCCACAATCAATAATAACACCGCAAGCAAAACTGCTGTTAAAGTGAAATAGCGTTGATTTCGTTGTTTCATGTTCTGCAAATCCCCTTATTCATTCGTTATTCTGTTATTTTGTCTTCTGCCGTTCTCTCATTTCTCATTACACGTGTGCTTGTGATCCATCCCATTTCATTTCTTAAATTCATAAAAAACGAACTTCCATGCTGTGGAAGACGTATGAGCGCTTTGCAGTTCGTTGTATCCAACGAAGCAGGAATGGACTCCCATCTTGCGGTTCTCCAATTGCGATCATCCACGCACCAATAAAGGTTGGCCTCCAGGACAGGAAGGGAGGATTCATAACTAACGACAAACCAACCGTCCTCGTGCTTCTCCTCACAAATTTCAACAAGCGCAGGTTTCGCTTGAACGATGTTGTCCGCAAAAGCGAAGACCTCCTCGCATGCCCATGCCTCCTTATGAGAATGCCCGAGACCCGGATGAAGGCTTAGTCTGCTATGGTTGTTGTTTGGATGGCACTCCAGATGCTGTTCATAAGACTTATTAAATATGGTCAACGGAAAATGGGTATCATTACTACCATTAAGCCATAACATCGGCAAGCGGCTTTCGGACAGATAAGTGGATGGGTCCCACAATAGACGAACACGTTTTGCCTCTGCCCCCGGCATGGATGCGAAGCTAAGCCCATAATAGGAACCCGGCTCATGTAGATACCCACAGCCATAAATGGGCATGGCAAAAGAAAGCCTGGCATCTAACCCCGCAACCAAACTTGTGATGATGCCTCCCCATGAAATTCCTGTTATACCTATGCTCTGCTTGTCTACACCCTGAAAAGAGCGGAGCAATGAATGAGCCAATATTACAGCGGCTACGGCATGATACATCCATTGATCTTCAACAGGCTGTTCGTAATCTGCAAATACACCCTGTTTCTCAGGACCACTCCATGAATGTGAAGGCCATTCCATCCGTTCGGTGTGCTCCTCATCCCCGAATGGAACATGCCCTTCCAGATCCATGGCTATCGCAGCATACCCTCGTGCCATCCATTCTTTCACCCAACTGCTAAAAGCTGTTCCCGCACCACCGTGAACCAAAATTACCGCGGGAACTTCCTCGTTAGGAGAGACCGGACGCGGGATGCCGTAGTAGGCAAATATGCGAGTAGCACGACCTTTATATGACACACCCTCATAGAAGCAGGCATGTACGCCGGTATGTTGATCTTCGGAAACCGGGTATAATCGAGGTGCTTTAAACAATTGCTCTAGATTCCAAGGCGGCTTTCCAGAAATGGAATGTCACCTCCTCTTTACACTGATAATGATTTTCTTTCTCAATACGTATCATATCATTCATTGCTTCAGCTAAACATGGATATATAAACGGAGTGAACTGGACTTTAGTCAGCCAAATAACCGCATAAAATAGGATAGCGCCCGATCATGCGACCAAGCTGAATACTCAAACAATTTTTCTGTCCCCACCTCGTACACATGTCCATGCCGAACCGCTGTCAAACGATGCCACTGCTCACTGGCCTGAAGCGCCTTCCATTCCCGGGCCGCCTGCTGTGTAGAATCTACCATGATAATCAGCATATCTGCGTCGTATTTTTCCAGAGCTTCTTTAGTCACCGATTCAAAAACATTGATGTCATCGAGACGATGCGTAGCTGCCAATCTAAAATCATCATAAAGGACCGCGCCAGCATTGCGTTTGCCATATATCCGATATTCCGAATCCGTGATACGCCATATGTTGACGGTAGCTCCACCGATGTTACGTCTTACTTTGCGGTAGACCGCTTCCGCCTTGCCATCATATTCTGACAGCCACACCTCCGCCTCTGCCCGATGCTCCATGACTTCTGCAATCATTCGAAGCTGCTCGCGCCAGTCTGCGGATAACCAAGGGATGGCAACTGTCGGCGCAATCTGCTCCAGCTCTTTTCGCGCCCGCTCGCCCAGAATGTCAGTGCAGAAAATAAGCTCCGGCTCCGACGCACGCAATCGATCCACATTTTCTTGCCAGATCTGCCCTTCCCCCAGCTCATAAGAATGCAGACGAGTCATTCGGTTGTATAATTCGTGATTTGGATAAAAGGCAGCAGCTTTCGGAAGCAGGCCAAGTGCCAGTAAACTGCCCGAGATTGGATCAGAGACACTTGCGATACTATATCTGCGGCTTTTGACAAACGCATTAGGCGAAAGTCCCATCTTCTGTTTGAATCTGCGGCTAAAATAAAATTCATCTTCATAGCCGACTCGGACCGCGGTCTCTTTTACACCATCACCTGACAAAAGGAGCTCCTTGGCCCGTTTCATTCTGACATCCATCAGATAGGCCGTCGGGGTCTTTCCTGTATATTGCTGAAATGCCCACGAAAAATACCCTGGACTCAGGCCAGCAAGCTTGGACAATTCATCTCGTTTTAACTCATGATCCAGATGTTCATTCATATAATCGGCAACACGGGCAATCGCAGAAGCGGTAGACTCAACGCTTTCCGGCTTGGCCTCCGCTTGAACAAGTGAAGTCATCAAACCGTATAATGCGGCCTGTCTATTGAAGTGTTCCTCGTCACCAGCGACCTCCAGTTGAAGCAATCGATCACAAGAGAGCGCGAGTTGATGCGGATCTTTGCACCAAAACAAACCCTCCATGAAAGCATGGGTAGCGGTCATCTGCTGTTCTCCGCCATATTCGTATACTTCGAAACGGACCATACAGCCTTTTAACGCCTGCTCATCTGCCGCCAGCTTGAACCTCTGTCCAGGAGCCAGCAAATAGACTTCCCCTTCATTCAATCGGGATATGTGTTCGTTCGATACCAAAGTTCCTGAGCCACTTGTACAAAGAATAGCGAAGTGTTCCGCTGTCGCTGCATGAACAATTTCTCCATTCCAGGACACTTCAAACGAATCGATACTGCTATATTTAAGCATCTTGCCTGCCTTTTTTTCATTGACCTTCATGGTAACCCTACTTTCTCCCTCAGCATGATGTCCATTGATTGAATTGTTCGAATATCTTAATGATAATGATTTTCAACCAAGATACAAACGGAAAAATGTAACTTCTCTGCAGAATAGTGATATCGGCCCAAAACAAAAAAAGCCGGTATCTGCTGTAACAACAGATACCGGCAAAATCGCTGCAAGACTGCAGCTTTTTTATCGGAAAAAGAAACCCTTAAAATCGGGTGGAACCCCCGTAAAATTACATTACGCTTGAATGCTTTGAACCAATTCAACGACTTGTTCAGCCGTTTGCATATCGAGTGCTTTGGCAGCAAGTTCTTGCATGTCTGCACGGGACAGCTTGGTGATCTGACTGCGAGCTGGCAGAATAGATGTTGCGCTCATGCTGAACTCATCCAGTCCGAGACCGAGTAGCAATGGAATTGCTGTTTCGTCTCCGGCCATCTCACCACACATGCCAACCCATTTACCTTCACGATGCGCTGCATCGATAACCATTTTAACCAAACGCAAAATGGCTGGGTTGTAAGGTTGGTACAGATATGCCACTCGTTCGTTCATACGGTCAGCAGCCATCGTGTATTGAATCAGATCGTTCGTTCCGATACTGAAGAAATCCACTTCTTTGGCAAACTGATCCGCCAGAACTGCAGTCGAAGGAATTTCGACCATGATTCCGAGTTGAATGCTGTCAGAAACAGCAATACCTTCAGCAACCAGCTTCTCTTTCTCTTCGAGCAAGACAGCTTTCGCTTCACGGAATTCACCAAGTGTTGCGATCATAGGGAACATGACACGCAGGTTACCATGTACGCTTGCACGCAGCAATGCACGCAATTGAGTACGGAAAATGTCCAGACGGTCCAGACACAGACGAACTGCGCGGAAACCGAGGAATGGATTCATTTCTTTTGGCAGGTCCAGATATGGAAGCTCTTTGTCTCCACCGATGTCGAGTGTACGAACAACAACAGGTTTGCCTTCCATTTTTTCCAGTACAGCCTTGTAAGCATTATACTGAATGTCCTCGGAAGGAAGCTTGTCTCTGCCCATGTACAGGAACTCGGTACGGTACAGGCCTACAGCCTCGCCGCCATTCTCCAGAACACCAGCAACATCATTCGGTGTACCAATGTTGGCTGCCAGTTCCACATGAACGTTGTCCACCGTTACCGTTGGCTCATCACGCAGTTTTCTCCACTCCGCACGTTGTGCATCGTATTGCTCCTGTTTGGAACGATACTCAGCAATAACATCATCCGTTGGATTAACCAGTACGTGACCGTCCAAACCGTCAACGATAATCATGTCACCTTGTTTCGCTTGAGCCAGAATGTCCTTGGTTCCAACGACAGCCGGAATTTCAAGCGAACGAGCCATGATTGCAGAGTGAGAAGTACGTCCACCAATATTGGTTGCAAAACCTTTAACATATTGACGGTTCAGTTGAGCCGTGTCGGAAGGCGTAAGATCCTCCGCAAGCACGATTACTTCTTCACTGATCTCAGCCGGACTCATGAATTCGATACCAAGCAAGTGATTTAGCACACGTTTGGTTACATCACGCATATCCGCAGCACGTTCCTGCAGGTAAGCACTCTTCATGTTTTCGAACATTTCGATAAATTGCGTTGCTGTTTCGTTCAATGCGAATTCCGCATTAATCTTATCATCTGCAATTTTCGCTTTAACCGGATCAATCAGTTCCGGGTCATTCAGAATGAGCAAATGCGAAGCAAAAATCTCAGCTTTTTTCTCGCCAAGCTCTTGTAAAGTACGCTCTTTGATCGCCTCAAGCTCAGCCTGGGACTTGCCCAGAGCTGAGTCGAGTTTCGCGATCTCTGCGTCAACGTCGTTGATTTCGCGTTTTTCTACAGAGTAATTGGGATGCTCCAAGATAAACGCCTTGGCGATAGCAATACCCGCCGAAGCCGCGATCCCAGAGACATTAAGCATTAATTTCGCCCAGCCCTTCGTTAACCATAACGTCTGTCAGAGCTTGAAGAGCTTCAGCTTCTCCTTCGCCTTCAACGATGATGTTGATGGTGTCGCCTTGTTCCAGACCAAGGGAAAGTACACCCAGGATGGATTTCAAAGTTACTTTTTTACCGTTAGCTTCTGCAAAGGATTCTGCACCTTTGAATTTGTTTGCTGTATTAACCAGGGCTGTCGCCGGACGTGCGTGGATACCATCTTCGTCTGTAATTCTGAATGTTTGTTGCATTACAATCATCTCACTTTCAATAATTTAGTTTAGGCATTGCATATATTTACACTTGCTTGCCATCGTCGTAACACTTCTTATTTTATCTCAATAATCGGCTGATCGCCAATTTTCAGTAACCCACTTTTCGTAAGCGTTACTGTCGAGCCTTCTGGCAGGTTGGTGAAAATGATCGGAGAGATGATCGACGGAGCATTAGCTTTCACATACTCCAGATCCACTTCCATAATCGGCTGTCCTGCCGATACCAGGTCGCCTTCCTGCACAAGCACGTTAAAGCCCTGACCTTTCAGCTTCACCGTGTTGACACCTATATGAACAAGTACTTCCTTGCCTCCGTCAGACATAATGCCCACGGCATGTTTGCTTGGAAATACGTTAAACACCTTACCATATACAGGAGAAGTAATCTTGCCATCATGAGGCAGAACAGCAAAACCATCGCCTGTCATTTTCTCAGCAAAGACCGGATCAGGAACGTTTGTGATATCCATCAATTCGCCGTTAACTGGCATAACGATGTCTTCCGCAATAATACGTTCACCTTCTTCACCTTGCGCCTTTTCCTGTTCAGGAGCTGGCTTAGCCACAGCTGCTGGAGCTGGTGCCGGTGTCCGTCCTGCAATGATATCCTGCATTTGAGATTTAATCGTATCTGAACGTGTACCGAAGATGGCCTGTACATTATTACCCACTTCAAGTACGCCAGATGCACCCAATTGTTTCAAACGATCTTTATTTACACTGGATTTCTCATTTACTTCAATCCGCAAACGAGTAATGCAAGCATCCAGATGTTTGATATTATCTTGCCCGCCGAAAGCAGCAAGAATATTGTGAGGTAGATCATCCGTTGAACTTGAGCCTCCACCGCCCGAAGCAGTTTCAGGAGTTGCCTCTTCACGACCTGGTGTTTTCAGGTTGAATTTGCGAATGATCAATCGGAATCCGAAATAGTAGATCACTGCAAGAATCAAACCTACGATGATAACATCCCACCAAGGCGTGCGGTTCGGGATAATCCCGAAGATCAGGAAGTCAATGAATCCACCGGAGAATGTCATCCCGATTTTGACTCCAAGAATTTGCATCGTCATGAAAGACAAACCTGCAAAGATACAGTGTACTGCAAACAGGATTGGCGCTACAAACAGGAATGAGAACTCCAGTGGTTCTGTAATCCCTGTGAGGAACGAAGTCAGCGCAGCTGATCCCATGATCCCTGCAACATACTTTTTGTGCTCCGGTCTTGCTTCATGGTACATCGCAAGCGCCGCAGCTGGCAAACCGAACATCATGAACGGGAATTTACCAACTTGGAACGTTCCCGCTGTAAGGTTCACACCATCACGCAGTTGATTGAAGAAGATTTGCTGGTCTCCACGAATGACATCTCCAGCTTTGTTCACATATTCACCGAACTCAAACCAGAATGGTGAATAGAAAATGTGATGCAGACCGAACGGAATAAGTGACCGTTCTACCACTCCGAAAATGAACGCCGACAATGTCGGACTTGTATCTACCATGAAGTGAGATACAGCATTCAGCCCATTTTGAATTGGAGGCCAGATGATCACCAGAAGCAACCCGATTAAGAGGGAAACGACTGAAGTGATAATTGGGACAAAACGTTTACCTGCAAAGAAACCGAGGTAAGACGGCAGTTCGATTTTGAAAAATCGATTGTAACATAGCGCGGCGGTAATACCTATGATAATACCTCCGAACACGCCAGTACTCAATGTAGGGATACCCAAGATGCTGGCATAACCGGGTACTTCACCGATCATGGCCGGCGTAACACCAACAGCCGTACCCAAAGTCACATTCATGACCAGGTAACCGATGATGGCCGCAAGACCTGCGACACCTTCGCCTCCGGCCAGCCCGACGGCTACACCGACAGCGAATAGTAATGCCAGATTATCAAATACGATCTGACCCGCATTCATCATAATCGTCGCGATCGAGCTTACCCATGGGGTATCTAGCGCTGTAGCATATTGCAGAAAATCCGGATTTACAAGCATGTTACCGATCCCGAGCAACAAACCTGCTGCTGGAAGAATCGCTACGGGCAACATGAGAGCTTTACCTACTCTTTGCAATACACCAAAAAGCTTTTTAAACATTGCGTCGTATCCACCCTTTCTTTTAAATTTTTATGTTGTGAAGCAAGCAAGGGAAAACAAAAAAGGCACGAGTTAACAAAGCAAATTGGTCCAACCTTCGGGTATAGCATACCCGGTATAAGGTAAGAACAATCACGCTCTAGATAACTCATGCCTGATCGAATCAGTAACACGTCGTTTGTGTTTATTCAGTTGCTTGATTACGGAGACCATTGTAGCACCACTTCAAAAACGATGCAAGCCTTTACACGAAATTTGTCGAACCAGAATTCCAATGATGGAATTTTTTTACTTACTCTCTTCTTCTTTCCTTTGATTCAAGCGCTGCAAATGAATGGTCAAATAACCTACTTCCGCAGGATACACTGGGAGATTCAACCTTTTTTCCATCACCTTCGTTAGTTTCCATGCAAGCGAGTACATTTCAGGATATTCTAACTTCAACAGGGAATCCAATTTGTGGATTTCTTCCACTTTGTCTCCCCGACGGACACGCTCCAAGGCAAATCGAAGATGAGTCAGTAACCGGGAATAATCCAGTGACTCGGTCTCAAACGAATAATCCAGTTGGGTGGACACCAGGCTCACCAAATCAGTTATCAATTGCGAGTGCTCGCGAACTTGGGAAATATTTTGGTTGGTCATGGCACTGTAGATGTGAAGCGCAATAAAACCGATTTCATCCATTCCTAGATCTACGCCCAGTTTTTCTTTAATCAAACGAACCGCATATTCACCCATACGATATTCGTCAGGATAAATTTCACGGGTCTCATATAGAAACGGATTCTGGATAACAATCCCTTGTTCTTTCCGTTTTAATGCAAAAGAAATATGGTCGGTCAGTGCGATATGAATATGTTCGTTTAAAGGAACGTCCGTACGTCCTGCAATATACGTAATGACTTCGTTAATAATTTCGATTAATGCTTCATCCACTTGTGGAAGAAGCTGTTTATACTGCTCCTGCTCCTGCTGGTTTCTCAAAATGAACATCTTCTCCACAGCCATCAGAGGAATAATATCATTCGTTTTCCGATTGAAGCCGATGCCTTTACCAATCACGACAACTTCTCCATGTTCAGGATGCTGTGCAATAATTACATTATTATTTAGCGCTTTGGCTACTTGCAGGCTACTCAATATTTGCACCTCTTTTTCACACCATCTTAGGTGTGATTCAGTCACACCCTAGTAAGAAAGAAAAGACATCCGGAAGCGGGCAAACCGCGCCGGACGTCTCGCTTAAAAAGTAACAAAAATTCGCCTTAAGGTCAATAGAGCATGACTGCTTTATAATTCGTTGTCTTACTCGTCAACTCCAGCTTTTTCCACAATCTTATCGATTATAGAGGGAGTCGTTACAGGTTCACTCTGTTGGATAGCAACCGGTGCTGTTGTTTTAGGTTTGGTGAGGCCTTTAATTAACTGCTCCACATCAATGCCGGAAACGCTTTTGAGCATCTCAGGGGCCGTCGCCATGAGCTCAGTTACATAATTGCTTACACGAGTGGCGCCTTCACCTTTACCTGTGTCCACAACAGTCAGTTTATCAATCGCAGAGATCGGCTCCGCAATTTTACCAGCAAGTTCAGGCAGCATTTTGACGATGATATCGAGCACGGCAGCTTCGCCGAACTTTTGGAACGCCTCGGCCAGTTTTTCCTTCGCTTCCGCTTCTGCAAGTCCTCTCAGACGAATAACTTCTGAATCCGCTGTACCTTTAGCGAGTTCTGCATCCGCCATAGCCTGCCCTTCAAGACGCTTCTGCTCCGCAGTAGCTTTCGCATGCGTTTCAATGGAGTACTGTACTGCATCGGCTTCACGCATTCTTTTGGCTTTATCCGCTTCGGCAGCCTGCTCCACCGCATAACGATCCGCTTCTGCCTTTTTCTTCACTTCAGCATCATACTGCTTCTCACGTACGATAATTTCTTTCTCTTGCAGATCGATCTCACGTTCTTTACGAACGAGTTCAACTTTCATTTCTTCCTCCACCACGGTTTGTCTCGCACGCGCTTCGTGGATATGGTAAGCCTGATCCGCTTCTGCTTTAGCAGTATCCTGATCCCGCTTAAACGTCGCTACTTTCAGTTCCTTCTCTTTTGCAGCTTCAGCGATATTCGTATCACGCAGCAACTCGGCTTTTTGCCCTTGCTCTTCTGCATTGGCCTTCTGAATACGTGCATCCCGCATCGCTTCCGCTTCCGCAATTTCAGCATCACGCTTGACGGCTGCTATCCTCGGTTTACCGAGGGCATCCAGATAACCTTGTTTGTCACGAACATCTTTGATGGTAAAAGAGACAATTTGCAGTCCCATTTTTTTCAGATCCCTGGCAGCTACACCTTGAACCTCTTGCGCGAAGCGATCGCGGTTACGGTATACTTCTTCCACCGTCATCGTTCCGAGGATGGCCCGCAAATGCCCTTCCAGAACTTCCTGTGCTTCGCCTCTTAACGATTCTACCGGCTTACCGATGAATTGCTCGGCTGCAGTAGCCACGTCTTCTATTGAGCTTCCGACCTTGATAATGGCGACACCATCGGCAATGACCGGTACGCCTTGTTCCGTGTATACTTCCGGTGTGGAAACGTCCAGCTTATGGGACAACAGTGAGATAAACTCTGACTGCTGGAATACTGGCAAGATAAATGCGCCGCCTCCACGAACAATTTTAATTTTGCGTCCGGAGTCATCGTCGGAAATATTTTTACTTCCAAGGAATGAACCCGTAACGATCATGGCTTCATCCGGCCCAACCGTCTTGTACCTCGCCCAGAACGCCAAACCAAGAATCAGAACTACACCGACAACAATTGCAGGAACCAACAACACATCCATATCCAGATTATTCATTCCACATCTCTCCCCTTATTTATACATGACTGCTTACACTGCTAACGGCGGTTAAACTACCTTAAACATCTTTAAGTACATCTTCATCCCATTCCGATACACGCAGCACACCTTCGGTTACATCCACAACTACAACACGCGCTCCCGCCGCAATGGGACGATGTTCAAAGCTGGATGCCGTGTGCACCGTATTACCGGGAGCAATCTTGATCATGACTTCACCAAAACCTTTTTCTGGTACCGGAATGGTGATTTCTCCAATTTTCCCGGATAGCTCTTTCATGGAAAACGCAATGGAAACGTCACTGTTACGCATCGGCTTGATATATGCAAAGAATACCAGCATGGCTGCAGCAATACCTATAAGCAGGGATAGTATCAGTGCCAAAATCGCACTTATCGAGCTATAACGTGTCAGCATAATACCGGCTCCGCCAAAGGTTGTTATAGAACCAGCCAGCACAACAGGTTTGAAAAAATCAAGGCCTGGCAATTCAAAGGCCCCGTCCAGCAAGCCATCAATCAAGTCACCTAGCACAAGGCTGACGACTGCAAATATGGCTCCTCCGATTAGACACCCCCAATAGATTGACTCCATTCCCCGTTCCTCCTCTCTTCTGCCGCAATTCCATCCAACTGGGCATTCCTCATGTAAATAAATACGTAGCAACCCACTGTTATGTTTCAAAATCTTTCCTCATTTGGTTCCTAGACCCGATAATGGTTATTCTGGTTGAAAAATGGTCCAGTTCCTAGAACATTCTCCAATTCGCTCTTATTCACAACAAAAAAACCGCAAATCTCCGTTAAAGGAGACGTGCGGTTCAAGAACACATCGCTGTGTTTTTATGTTTTATTCTTATAGAGAAGCCTTGTAGATAGATACAACGTCTTCACGTTGCAATTTTTTGAAGTTACCAAATGGGCCGAAGAGCATGGCTTTGTCAGCCATCACTTCGATTTGGCTGTCATCGATATCATAATCAGCCAGACGGTTAGGCGCACCAATGGATGTCCAGAATTTGCTCAACGCTTCGATGCCTTCTTCAGCAATCTGTTTGTCCGATTTACCTTCAGGATTAACTTCGAACACATTGATCGCGAGACGTTTGAAACGATCCACATTGACGTCCACATTATGCTTCATCCAATGCGGGAACAGAATCGCGAGCCCTCCGCCATGCGGAATGTCATACACTGCGGATACCGCGTGTTCGATATTGTGAGTAGCCCAGTCACCAGCGAGACCCATGTTCAGTACACCATTCAATGCCATCGTTCCGCAGTACAGAATCGTTTCACGCAGTTCATAGTTCTCCAGGTCTTCAACCAAACGAGGGGCTGCATCCATAACTGTGCGCAGAATCGTCTCACAGAATCCGAGTTGAACCGGTGTGTTGGCATCCAGATGGAAGTAATGCTCCAGTACGTGGGACATCATATCAACCATGCCATAAACCGTTTGGTCCAGAGGAACGGTATATGTATTTACCGGATCAAGAATTGAGAACGCAGGGAACGAATACGCGCTGCCCCAGCCCAACTTCTCCTGTGTATCCTGATTCGTGATAACCGAACCGGCATTCATTTCCGAGCCAGTTGCAGCCATTGTCAGCACGGTTCCGAGTGGAAGAGCATCCTGTGCTACGGCTTTGCGCTGAGCAAAGTCCCACATGTCGCCGTCATATTTAGCACCTACGGCAATCGCTTTGGCACAGTCCAGTACACTGCCGCCGCCTACAGCGAGGATCAGGTCAATGTTATTCGTTTTGCAAAGGTCTACGCCTTTGTGAACCGTCGAAAGACGTGGGTTCGGTTCTACACCAGCCAACTCCGTAACCTCAGCTCCAACTTCCTTCAGCAAACCGATCACCTGATCGTACAATCCGCTGCGTTTGATACTGCCGCCACCATATACAAGCAGAACCCGTTTGCCGTATTTCGGTACTTCGGTTTTCAGTGCTTCCAGCTGACCTTTACCGAAAATCAATCGGGTTGGATTATAAAATTGAAATGATCTCATATCTATGTCGCCTCCAATGGAGTTTAGAATTTTTAGTGCAACTCCAATTATAGTACCCCGTTTATAGAAAAACAAATCCATAGTCACTCACTTTATAACAACCCGTTAATCTGCAAGTGGGCTCGAAACATCTCGCTCGTTGAAGGCAAATCTTCAGCATCCACCCAGGTTTCTGAGGCCCATAATCCAGCCTGTTTGAATGCCCGCGGACAATGGATAAAGCACTCTTCCACATCCACAATGACAGCCGCACCAATCGTTTTACCGGTCCAGCCCATACTCGCGATAAATTCTTCATCCTTGGTAATGGACGCTGTACCATTAATGCGCAGCACTTCATTCAGACCCGGAATCAAAAAGAGCATGCCAATACCAGGGTTAGACAAAATGTTCAACAAGGAGTCTATCCGCCGATTGCCCGGGCGTTCGGGATAGATGAGCCGATATGTATCATAAACTTTTACGAATCCCGCTCCATCGCCCCGGGGTGACACATCACTTTTCCCATCACGATCGGACGTGGAGAGGAAAAATAATGGTGATATGGATAGAAAGTTCTGAACATGTGAATCCACAAATGAGATTGCCTTGTTACGCACATGTTCATGCGGTTCACCCACCATGCCTTGCAGTTCCTCAGCATCTGTGATCAACGGAATATCCAATGCCTTCTTTTCCATATTATTAACCCCATTTCCTCAATTCATTGTGGTACTCTAAGACTTCCCTCTATTATAACTGGCTCGGTAGTTCATTCCAATGCACACAAATGTCAAGAACGACAAGAACACCCGCTCATGATTGGGCGGGTGTTTTGGTTAGTTGACTACTATTCGGTGTATCCCATGCTGCTTACAAAACGACGGAAGGCTTGACGTCCCGCCTCATCATATTTGTACACACCTGCATGCTCCAGAATCTCGGCGAATTTCAAGCCGACTTCCTGTTGCACAAGCGCAACAGCTTGCTCCTTGTTCAGGTTGGGACCGAAACGTTCGATCAGTTCTTCTGCCCAGCCCAGATGTTTATTCAACACATGTTCGGAAGCTTTGGCCGCCTCAGCAAGTTTGGTATCCCCAGCGAGAATATCCGCGATGCTGTCCAGCTCTTCTTTCAAACGACCTGGCAGGATTGCAAGCCCCATCACTTCGATGAGTCCAATGTTCTCTTTTTTCAAATGATGCATTTCACGATGCGGATGGAAAATCCCTTCGGGATGTTCATCATTCGTGCGATTGTTCCGCAGAACGAGGTCCATCTCATATCCTCCGTCCGCACTGCGACGAACGATTGGAGTCACTGTATTGTGTGGAATCTGTTCTCCATCAACCTCACTGAATGCCTCGATCTCCACCGTAGAATCACTGTATACCTTCCACGCTTCATATACTGCGTTACCCGCTTCAAGCAGCTCTGCAGGATCGTGTGAAGCCAGCCGCAGAACGGACATTGGCCATTTCACAAGACTGAGCGTAAGCCCCGGCGAACCAGCGTGGCGGAATACCGCCTCTGGCTTCGCATTT
This window of the Paenibacillus marchantiae genome carries:
- the ptsP gene encoding phosphoenolpyruvate--protein phosphotransferase, encoding MLNVSGIAASAGIAIAKAFILEHPNYSVEKREINDVDAEIAKLDSALGKSQAELEAIKERTLQELGEKKAEIFASHLLILNDPELIDPVKAKIADDKINAEFALNETATQFIEMFENMKSAYLQERAADMRDVTKRVLNHLLGIEFMSPAEISEEVIVLAEDLTPSDTAQLNRQYVKGFATNIGGRTSHSAIMARSLEIPAVVGTKDILAQAKQGDMIIVDGLDGHVLVNPTDDVIAEYRSKQEQYDAQRAEWRKLRDEPTVTVDNVHVELAANIGTPNDVAGVLENGGEAVGLYRTEFLYMGRDKLPSEDIQYNAYKAVLEKMEGKPVVVRTLDIGGDKELPYLDLPKEMNPFLGFRAVRLCLDRLDIFRTQLRALLRASVHGNLRVMFPMIATLGEFREAKAVLLEEKEKLVAEGIAVSDSIQLGIMVEIPSTAVLADQFAKEVDFFSIGTNDLIQYTMAADRMNERVAYLYQPYNPAILRLVKMVIDAAHREGKWVGMCGEMAGDETAIPLLLGLGLDEFSMSATSILPARSQITKLSRADMQELAAKALDMQTAEQVVELVQSIQA
- a CDS encoding helix-turn-helix domain-containing protein, which produces MKVNEKKAGKMLKYSSIDSFEVSWNGEIVHAATAEHFAILCTSGSGTLVSNEHISRLNEGEVYLLAPGQRFKLAADEQALKGCMVRFEVYEYGGEQQMTATHAFMEGLFWCKDPHQLALSCDRLLQLEVAGDEEHFNRQAALYGLMTSLVQAEAKPESVESTASAIARVADYMNEHLDHELKRDELSKLAGLSPGYFSWAFQQYTGKTPTAYLMDVRMKRAKELLLSGDGVKETAVRVGYEDEFYFSRRFKQKMGLSPNAFVKSRRYSIASVSDPISGSLLALGLLPKAAAFYPNHELYNRMTRLHSYELGEGQIWQENVDRLRASEPELIFCTDILGERARKELEQIAPTVAIPWLSADWREQLRMIAEVMEHRAEAEVWLSEYDGKAEAVYRKVRRNIGGATVNIWRITDSEYRIYGKRNAGAVLYDDFRLAATHRLDDINVFESVTKEALEKYDADMLIIMVDSTQQAAREWKALQASEQWHRLTAVRHGHVYEVGTEKLFEYSAWSHDRALSYFMRLFG
- a CDS encoding alpha/beta hydrolase family protein, giving the protein MFKAPRLYPVSEDQHTGVHACFYEGVSYKGRATRIFAYYGIPRPVSPNEEVPAVILVHGGAGTAFSSWVKEWMARGYAAIAMDLEGHVPFGDEEHTERMEWPSHSWSGPEKQGVFADYEQPVEDQWMYHAVAAVILAHSLLRSFQGVDKQSIGITGISWGGIITSLVAGLDARLSFAMPIYGCGYLHEPGSYYGLSFASMPGAEAKRVRLLWDPSTYLSESRLPMLWLNGSNDTHFPLTIFNKSYEQHLECHPNNNHSRLSLHPGLGHSHKEAWACEEVFAFADNIVQAKPALVEICEEKHEDGWFVVSYESSLPVLEANLYWCVDDRNWRTARWESIPASLDTTNCKALIRLPQHGSSFFMNLRNEMGWITSTRVMRNERTAEDKITE
- a CDS encoding HPr family phosphocarrier protein, coding for MQQTFRITDEDGIHARPATALVNTANKFKGAESFAEANGKKVTLKSILGVLSLGLEQGDTINIIVEGEGEAEALQALTDVMVNEGLGEINA